Proteins co-encoded in one Aptenodytes patagonicus chromosome 14, bAptPat1.pri.cur, whole genome shotgun sequence genomic window:
- the NCOA5 gene encoding nuclear receptor coactivator 5 isoform X1 has product MARGRKSNSIKQSDFTNSTNPQDLERRLFVGNLPTDHMTREEMEEIFSKYGKIRALSMYHGYGFVQYDRLEDVQAALDGEKGRLYKGYRLDINKAVERRNMNKASSRSSPARREPYAYGDGRDARRDRSPLRGSPRRDPRDSRDGRNGRDSRDTRDIRARDMRDARDHRDPRDLRDPRDIRDPRDLRDPRDVRDLRDPREPLYDRYRDPRDMRNPRDARDPRDMRDPRDMRDPRDPLYRRDEAYDRYLRLEDYYRRKDDSYYDRYKEHFDRAPVNSEDRLKREERRREELYRQYYEEIKRRFDAERPVDCSVIVVNKQTKEYAESVGRKVRDLGMVVDLIFLNTEMSLTQALDDVSRGGSPFAIVITQQHQVHRSCTVNIMFGTPQEHRNMPQADAMVLVARNYERYKTESREKEREEIARQAAKMADEAVLQERERPPPVEEGVRGGHPPGIQTLLNLLADNRYLTAEETDKVINYLRDRKERLLRGSTDSLQASMSRQSLGAPSGSSLGSQSSLPSSQAHQGSQPLVSAPSVPVSSSNPQQELQAKILSLFNSGAAAAAAAVANSSSAASAGTSGGTPNQNFANMASGQARSAQMSAGNLNQAQQRLQTPSTQLPALQGPSRNAGPRPGAPPQAQSLYGQHQNRLPAPGNVPAQRPVSSGINFDNPSVQKALDTLIQSGPALSHLVSQTVAQGRAGSSAQQPMGSYQRHY; this is encoded by the exons ATGGCTCGAGGACGCAAGAGCAATAGCATCAAACAGAGCGACTTCACTAACAGCACCAATCCTCAGGATTTAGAGAGAAGACTTTTTGTCGGCAATTTGCCCACAGACCACATGACTCgtgaagaaatggaagagatattttcaaaatatgGCAAAATCAGGG CCCTCAGCATGTACCATGGCTATGGGTTCGTGCAGTATGACCGTCTAGAAGATGTCCAGGCCGCTCTGGACGGTGAGAAGGGTCGCCTTTATAAAGGGTATAGATTAG ATATTAATAAAGCAGtggaaagaagaaatatgaaTAAGGCTTCATCAAGGTCCAGTCCGGCACGAAG AGAGCCATATGCCTATGGGGATGGCCGAGATGCCAGACGCGACCGCTCCCCTCTTCGGGGGAGCCCACGGAGAGACCCCAGAGATAGCAGGGATGGTAGAAATGGGCGAGATTCCAGAGACACTCGAGACATTCGAGCTAGAGACATGCGTGACGCCAGAGACCACAGGGACCCACGGGACCTGAGAGACCCACGGGATATCAGGGATCCAAGAGACTTGCGGGACCCTCGTGATGTTAGAGATCTTCGTGACCCACGGGAGCCGCTGTATGATCGATACAGGGATCCACGGGATATGAGGAATCCACGAGATGCGAGGGATCCACGGGATATGAGGGATCCACGGGATATGAGAGACCCTCGGGACCCTTTGTACAG ACGAGATGAAGCTTATGACCGTTACCTTCGCCTTGAAGACTACTATCGGCGGAAGGATGACTCTTACTACGACCGTTACAAAGAGCATTTTGATAGAGCACCAGTGAATTCAGAAG ACCGTTTGAAGCGTGAGGAGCGGCGCCGAGAGGAGCTGTACCGTCAGTACTACGAGGAAATCAAGAGACGTTTTGATGCAGAGAGACCTGTGGATTGTTCTGTGATAGTGGTGAATAAACAGACGAA GGAGTACGCGGAGTCAGTGGGGCGGAAGGTGCGGGATCTGGGCATGGTAGTGGACCTGATCTTCCTCAACACAGAGATGTCACTGACGCAAGCCCTGGACGATGTGAGCAGAGGAGGGTCTCCTTTTGCCATTGTCATCACCCAGCAGCATCAAGTTCACCGCTCTTGCACTGTTAACATCATGTTTGGCACCCCACAAG AACACCGCAACATGCCCCAAGCTGATGCCATGGTGCTGGTGGCAAGGAATTACGAGCGCTACAAAACAGAGTCACGGGAGAAGGAGCGCGAGGAAATTGCCCGGCAGGCTGCCAAGATGGCAGATGAAGCTGTTCTGCAGGAGCGGGAGCGCCCACCCCCCGTCGAGGAGGGTGTCAGAGGAGGTCACCCTCCAGGGATTCAGACTCTTTTGAACCTGCTGGCAGACAATCGCTATCTAACTGCTGAGGAGACTGATAAAGTAATTAATTACTTGAGAGACCGGAAGGAACGGTTACTGAGGGGAAGCACTGATTCTCTGCAGG cATCCATGTCAAGACAGTCTTTGGGGGCACCTTCAGGATCATCTCTGGGTAGTCAGTCCAGCCTTCCAAGCTCTCAGGCTCATCAGGGTTCACAGCCTCTGGTCTCTGCTCCTTCTGTTCCAGTGTCCTCTTCTAATCCTCAGCAGGAGCTTCAAGCAAAAATCCTCAGTCTCTTCAACAgcggggcggcagcggcagcagctgcagtaGCAAACAGCAGTTCTGCAGCCTCTGCGGGCACTTCGGGTGGCACTCCGAACCAGAACTTTGCTAACATGGCCAGCGGTCAGGCCCGGTCAGCACAGATGAGTGCTGGAAATTTAAACCAGGCTCAGCAGAGATTGCAGACTCCAAGCACACAGCTTCCTGCTCTCCAGGGCCCTTCAAGAAATGCAGGTCCAAGACCTGGAGCTCCTCCACAAGCTCAGTCACTCTATGGTCAGCACCAAAATCGCCTCCCTGCACCTGGCAATGTACCTGCTCAAAGGCCAGTATCTTCTGGTATTAACTTTGACAACCCTAGTGTACAGAAAGCCTTGGACACCCT
- the NCOA5 gene encoding nuclear receptor coactivator 5 isoform X3 produces the protein MARGRKSNSIKQSDFTNSTNPQDLERRLFVGNLPTDHMTREEMEEIFSKYGKIRALSMYHGYGFVQYDRLEDVQAALDGEKGRLYKGYRLDINKAVERRNMNKASSRSSPARRRDEAYDRYLRLEDYYRRKDDSYYDRYKEHFDRAPVNSEDRLKREERRREELYRQYYEEIKRRFDAERPVDCSVIVVNKQTKEYAESVGRKVRDLGMVVDLIFLNTEMSLTQALDDVSRGGSPFAIVITQQHQVHRSCTVNIMFGTPQEHRNMPQADAMVLVARNYERYKTESREKEREEIARQAAKMADEAVLQERERPPPVEEGVRGGHPPGIQTLLNLLADNRYLTAEETDKVINYLRDRKERLLRGSTDSLQASMSRQSLGAPSGSSLGSQSSLPSSQAHQGSQPLVSAPSVPVSSSNPQQELQAKILSLFNSGAAAAAAAVANSSSAASAGTSGGTPNQNFANMASGQARSAQMSAGNLNQAQQRLQTPSTQLPALQGPSRNAGPRPGAPPQAQSLYGQHQNRLPAPGNVPAQRPVSSGINFDNPSVQKALDTLIQSGPALSHLVSQTVAQGRAGSSAQQPMGSYQRHY, from the exons ATGGCTCGAGGACGCAAGAGCAATAGCATCAAACAGAGCGACTTCACTAACAGCACCAATCCTCAGGATTTAGAGAGAAGACTTTTTGTCGGCAATTTGCCCACAGACCACATGACTCgtgaagaaatggaagagatattttcaaaatatgGCAAAATCAGGG CCCTCAGCATGTACCATGGCTATGGGTTCGTGCAGTATGACCGTCTAGAAGATGTCCAGGCCGCTCTGGACGGTGAGAAGGGTCGCCTTTATAAAGGGTATAGATTAG ATATTAATAAAGCAGtggaaagaagaaatatgaaTAAGGCTTCATCAAGGTCCAGTCCGGCACGAAG ACGAGATGAAGCTTATGACCGTTACCTTCGCCTTGAAGACTACTATCGGCGGAAGGATGACTCTTACTACGACCGTTACAAAGAGCATTTTGATAGAGCACCAGTGAATTCAGAAG ACCGTTTGAAGCGTGAGGAGCGGCGCCGAGAGGAGCTGTACCGTCAGTACTACGAGGAAATCAAGAGACGTTTTGATGCAGAGAGACCTGTGGATTGTTCTGTGATAGTGGTGAATAAACAGACGAA GGAGTACGCGGAGTCAGTGGGGCGGAAGGTGCGGGATCTGGGCATGGTAGTGGACCTGATCTTCCTCAACACAGAGATGTCACTGACGCAAGCCCTGGACGATGTGAGCAGAGGAGGGTCTCCTTTTGCCATTGTCATCACCCAGCAGCATCAAGTTCACCGCTCTTGCACTGTTAACATCATGTTTGGCACCCCACAAG AACACCGCAACATGCCCCAAGCTGATGCCATGGTGCTGGTGGCAAGGAATTACGAGCGCTACAAAACAGAGTCACGGGAGAAGGAGCGCGAGGAAATTGCCCGGCAGGCTGCCAAGATGGCAGATGAAGCTGTTCTGCAGGAGCGGGAGCGCCCACCCCCCGTCGAGGAGGGTGTCAGAGGAGGTCACCCTCCAGGGATTCAGACTCTTTTGAACCTGCTGGCAGACAATCGCTATCTAACTGCTGAGGAGACTGATAAAGTAATTAATTACTTGAGAGACCGGAAGGAACGGTTACTGAGGGGAAGCACTGATTCTCTGCAGG cATCCATGTCAAGACAGTCTTTGGGGGCACCTTCAGGATCATCTCTGGGTAGTCAGTCCAGCCTTCCAAGCTCTCAGGCTCATCAGGGTTCACAGCCTCTGGTCTCTGCTCCTTCTGTTCCAGTGTCCTCTTCTAATCCTCAGCAGGAGCTTCAAGCAAAAATCCTCAGTCTCTTCAACAgcggggcggcagcggcagcagctgcagtaGCAAACAGCAGTTCTGCAGCCTCTGCGGGCACTTCGGGTGGCACTCCGAACCAGAACTTTGCTAACATGGCCAGCGGTCAGGCCCGGTCAGCACAGATGAGTGCTGGAAATTTAAACCAGGCTCAGCAGAGATTGCAGACTCCAAGCACACAGCTTCCTGCTCTCCAGGGCCCTTCAAGAAATGCAGGTCCAAGACCTGGAGCTCCTCCACAAGCTCAGTCACTCTATGGTCAGCACCAAAATCGCCTCCCTGCACCTGGCAATGTACCTGCTCAAAGGCCAGTATCTTCTGGTATTAACTTTGACAACCCTAGTGTACAGAAAGCCTTGGACACCCT
- the NCOA5 gene encoding nuclear receptor coactivator 5 isoform X2, with translation MARGRKSNSIKQSDFTNSTNPQDLERRLFVGNLPTDHMTREEMEEIFSKYGKIRDINKAVERRNMNKASSRSSPARREPYAYGDGRDARRDRSPLRGSPRRDPRDSRDGRNGRDSRDTRDIRARDMRDARDHRDPRDLRDPRDIRDPRDLRDPRDVRDLRDPREPLYDRYRDPRDMRNPRDARDPRDMRDPRDMRDPRDPLYRRDEAYDRYLRLEDYYRRKDDSYYDRYKEHFDRAPVNSEDRLKREERRREELYRQYYEEIKRRFDAERPVDCSVIVVNKQTKEYAESVGRKVRDLGMVVDLIFLNTEMSLTQALDDVSRGGSPFAIVITQQHQVHRSCTVNIMFGTPQEHRNMPQADAMVLVARNYERYKTESREKEREEIARQAAKMADEAVLQERERPPPVEEGVRGGHPPGIQTLLNLLADNRYLTAEETDKVINYLRDRKERLLRGSTDSLQASMSRQSLGAPSGSSLGSQSSLPSSQAHQGSQPLVSAPSVPVSSSNPQQELQAKILSLFNSGAAAAAAAVANSSSAASAGTSGGTPNQNFANMASGQARSAQMSAGNLNQAQQRLQTPSTQLPALQGPSRNAGPRPGAPPQAQSLYGQHQNRLPAPGNVPAQRPVSSGINFDNPSVQKALDTLIQSGPALSHLVSQTVAQGRAGSSAQQPMGSYQRHY, from the exons ATGGCTCGAGGACGCAAGAGCAATAGCATCAAACAGAGCGACTTCACTAACAGCACCAATCCTCAGGATTTAGAGAGAAGACTTTTTGTCGGCAATTTGCCCACAGACCACATGACTCgtgaagaaatggaagagatattttcaaaatatgGCAAAATCAGGG ATATTAATAAAGCAGtggaaagaagaaatatgaaTAAGGCTTCATCAAGGTCCAGTCCGGCACGAAG AGAGCCATATGCCTATGGGGATGGCCGAGATGCCAGACGCGACCGCTCCCCTCTTCGGGGGAGCCCACGGAGAGACCCCAGAGATAGCAGGGATGGTAGAAATGGGCGAGATTCCAGAGACACTCGAGACATTCGAGCTAGAGACATGCGTGACGCCAGAGACCACAGGGACCCACGGGACCTGAGAGACCCACGGGATATCAGGGATCCAAGAGACTTGCGGGACCCTCGTGATGTTAGAGATCTTCGTGACCCACGGGAGCCGCTGTATGATCGATACAGGGATCCACGGGATATGAGGAATCCACGAGATGCGAGGGATCCACGGGATATGAGGGATCCACGGGATATGAGAGACCCTCGGGACCCTTTGTACAG ACGAGATGAAGCTTATGACCGTTACCTTCGCCTTGAAGACTACTATCGGCGGAAGGATGACTCTTACTACGACCGTTACAAAGAGCATTTTGATAGAGCACCAGTGAATTCAGAAG ACCGTTTGAAGCGTGAGGAGCGGCGCCGAGAGGAGCTGTACCGTCAGTACTACGAGGAAATCAAGAGACGTTTTGATGCAGAGAGACCTGTGGATTGTTCTGTGATAGTGGTGAATAAACAGACGAA GGAGTACGCGGAGTCAGTGGGGCGGAAGGTGCGGGATCTGGGCATGGTAGTGGACCTGATCTTCCTCAACACAGAGATGTCACTGACGCAAGCCCTGGACGATGTGAGCAGAGGAGGGTCTCCTTTTGCCATTGTCATCACCCAGCAGCATCAAGTTCACCGCTCTTGCACTGTTAACATCATGTTTGGCACCCCACAAG AACACCGCAACATGCCCCAAGCTGATGCCATGGTGCTGGTGGCAAGGAATTACGAGCGCTACAAAACAGAGTCACGGGAGAAGGAGCGCGAGGAAATTGCCCGGCAGGCTGCCAAGATGGCAGATGAAGCTGTTCTGCAGGAGCGGGAGCGCCCACCCCCCGTCGAGGAGGGTGTCAGAGGAGGTCACCCTCCAGGGATTCAGACTCTTTTGAACCTGCTGGCAGACAATCGCTATCTAACTGCTGAGGAGACTGATAAAGTAATTAATTACTTGAGAGACCGGAAGGAACGGTTACTGAGGGGAAGCACTGATTCTCTGCAGG cATCCATGTCAAGACAGTCTTTGGGGGCACCTTCAGGATCATCTCTGGGTAGTCAGTCCAGCCTTCCAAGCTCTCAGGCTCATCAGGGTTCACAGCCTCTGGTCTCTGCTCCTTCTGTTCCAGTGTCCTCTTCTAATCCTCAGCAGGAGCTTCAAGCAAAAATCCTCAGTCTCTTCAACAgcggggcggcagcggcagcagctgcagtaGCAAACAGCAGTTCTGCAGCCTCTGCGGGCACTTCGGGTGGCACTCCGAACCAGAACTTTGCTAACATGGCCAGCGGTCAGGCCCGGTCAGCACAGATGAGTGCTGGAAATTTAAACCAGGCTCAGCAGAGATTGCAGACTCCAAGCACACAGCTTCCTGCTCTCCAGGGCCCTTCAAGAAATGCAGGTCCAAGACCTGGAGCTCCTCCACAAGCTCAGTCACTCTATGGTCAGCACCAAAATCGCCTCCCTGCACCTGGCAATGTACCTGCTCAAAGGCCAGTATCTTCTGGTATTAACTTTGACAACCCTAGTGTACAGAAAGCCTTGGACACCCT
- the NCOA5 gene encoding nuclear receptor coactivator 5 isoform X4, which yields MNKASSRSSPARREPYAYGDGRDARRDRSPLRGSPRRDPRDSRDGRNGRDSRDTRDIRARDMRDARDHRDPRDLRDPRDIRDPRDLRDPRDVRDLRDPREPLYDRYRDPRDMRNPRDARDPRDMRDPRDMRDPRDPLYRRDEAYDRYLRLEDYYRRKDDSYYDRYKEHFDRAPVNSEDRLKREERRREELYRQYYEEIKRRFDAERPVDCSVIVVNKQTKEYAESVGRKVRDLGMVVDLIFLNTEMSLTQALDDVSRGGSPFAIVITQQHQVHRSCTVNIMFGTPQEHRNMPQADAMVLVARNYERYKTESREKEREEIARQAAKMADEAVLQERERPPPVEEGVRGGHPPGIQTLLNLLADNRYLTAEETDKVINYLRDRKERLLRGSTDSLQASMSRQSLGAPSGSSLGSQSSLPSSQAHQGSQPLVSAPSVPVSSSNPQQELQAKILSLFNSGAAAAAAAVANSSSAASAGTSGGTPNQNFANMASGQARSAQMSAGNLNQAQQRLQTPSTQLPALQGPSRNAGPRPGAPPQAQSLYGQHQNRLPAPGNVPAQRPVSSGINFDNPSVQKALDTLIQSGPALSHLVSQTVAQGRAGSSAQQPMGSYQRHY from the exons atgaaTAAGGCTTCATCAAGGTCCAGTCCGGCACGAAG AGAGCCATATGCCTATGGGGATGGCCGAGATGCCAGACGCGACCGCTCCCCTCTTCGGGGGAGCCCACGGAGAGACCCCAGAGATAGCAGGGATGGTAGAAATGGGCGAGATTCCAGAGACACTCGAGACATTCGAGCTAGAGACATGCGTGACGCCAGAGACCACAGGGACCCACGGGACCTGAGAGACCCACGGGATATCAGGGATCCAAGAGACTTGCGGGACCCTCGTGATGTTAGAGATCTTCGTGACCCACGGGAGCCGCTGTATGATCGATACAGGGATCCACGGGATATGAGGAATCCACGAGATGCGAGGGATCCACGGGATATGAGGGATCCACGGGATATGAGAGACCCTCGGGACCCTTTGTACAG ACGAGATGAAGCTTATGACCGTTACCTTCGCCTTGAAGACTACTATCGGCGGAAGGATGACTCTTACTACGACCGTTACAAAGAGCATTTTGATAGAGCACCAGTGAATTCAGAAG ACCGTTTGAAGCGTGAGGAGCGGCGCCGAGAGGAGCTGTACCGTCAGTACTACGAGGAAATCAAGAGACGTTTTGATGCAGAGAGACCTGTGGATTGTTCTGTGATAGTGGTGAATAAACAGACGAA GGAGTACGCGGAGTCAGTGGGGCGGAAGGTGCGGGATCTGGGCATGGTAGTGGACCTGATCTTCCTCAACACAGAGATGTCACTGACGCAAGCCCTGGACGATGTGAGCAGAGGAGGGTCTCCTTTTGCCATTGTCATCACCCAGCAGCATCAAGTTCACCGCTCTTGCACTGTTAACATCATGTTTGGCACCCCACAAG AACACCGCAACATGCCCCAAGCTGATGCCATGGTGCTGGTGGCAAGGAATTACGAGCGCTACAAAACAGAGTCACGGGAGAAGGAGCGCGAGGAAATTGCCCGGCAGGCTGCCAAGATGGCAGATGAAGCTGTTCTGCAGGAGCGGGAGCGCCCACCCCCCGTCGAGGAGGGTGTCAGAGGAGGTCACCCTCCAGGGATTCAGACTCTTTTGAACCTGCTGGCAGACAATCGCTATCTAACTGCTGAGGAGACTGATAAAGTAATTAATTACTTGAGAGACCGGAAGGAACGGTTACTGAGGGGAAGCACTGATTCTCTGCAGG cATCCATGTCAAGACAGTCTTTGGGGGCACCTTCAGGATCATCTCTGGGTAGTCAGTCCAGCCTTCCAAGCTCTCAGGCTCATCAGGGTTCACAGCCTCTGGTCTCTGCTCCTTCTGTTCCAGTGTCCTCTTCTAATCCTCAGCAGGAGCTTCAAGCAAAAATCCTCAGTCTCTTCAACAgcggggcggcagcggcagcagctgcagtaGCAAACAGCAGTTCTGCAGCCTCTGCGGGCACTTCGGGTGGCACTCCGAACCAGAACTTTGCTAACATGGCCAGCGGTCAGGCCCGGTCAGCACAGATGAGTGCTGGAAATTTAAACCAGGCTCAGCAGAGATTGCAGACTCCAAGCACACAGCTTCCTGCTCTCCAGGGCCCTTCAAGAAATGCAGGTCCAAGACCTGGAGCTCCTCCACAAGCTCAGTCACTCTATGGTCAGCACCAAAATCGCCTCCCTGCACCTGGCAATGTACCTGCTCAAAGGCCAGTATCTTCTGGTATTAACTTTGACAACCCTAGTGTACAGAAAGCCTTGGACACCCT